One genomic segment of Catalinimonas alkaloidigena includes these proteins:
- a CDS encoding AGE family epimerase/isomerase: protein MNEQAYASLYANTLLQDVIPFWMQHSGDASYGGYLTCLDRKGKTFDTDKFIWLQCRQVWCFSMLYNRVEQKQEWLDFALQGAEFLKKFGRDAQGNWYFSLTREGKPLVQPYNIFSDCFAAMAFGQLSQATQDKAHSEIAIHTYHNILKRQENPKGSYNKAFPGTRPLQSFALPMIMCNLILEMEHLLAPEEVDRIIQHGSRTVMDTFYQPDSGQILENVNEDGSFSDTFEGRLLNPGHALEAMWFIIDLAARTSDQPLIRKAVDISLNTLEYSWDRRYGGIFYFMDIKGHPPQALEWDQKLWWVHMETLISLLKGFLQTGDQRCWQWFEKVHDYCWTHFADPEYGEWYGYLNRRGEVLIPQKGGKWKGCFHVPRGLYQCWQTLDSIAEKSSTVTPQ from the coding sequence ATGAATGAACAAGCTTATGCCTCATTATATGCTAACACCTTGCTACAGGATGTCATCCCTTTCTGGATGCAGCATTCCGGAGATGCATCGTATGGAGGATACCTCACCTGCCTGGACAGAAAAGGAAAAACCTTTGACACCGATAAATTTATCTGGCTTCAGTGCCGGCAGGTCTGGTGCTTTTCCATGCTCTACAATCGGGTGGAACAAAAACAGGAGTGGCTGGACTTTGCCCTGCAAGGGGCAGAGTTTCTGAAAAAGTTTGGCAGGGATGCTCAGGGCAACTGGTATTTCTCCCTTACCCGAGAAGGCAAACCGCTGGTCCAGCCTTACAACATTTTTTCAGACTGCTTTGCCGCCATGGCATTCGGCCAGTTGTCGCAGGCCACGCAGGATAAAGCCCACAGTGAGATCGCCATCCATACGTATCACAATATCCTGAAAAGGCAGGAAAACCCTAAGGGAAGTTACAACAAAGCTTTTCCCGGCACCCGACCACTACAAAGCTTTGCCCTGCCCATGATAATGTGCAACCTCATCCTAGAGATGGAGCACCTACTGGCACCGGAAGAGGTAGATCGTATTATACAGCATGGCAGTCGAACCGTTATGGACACCTTTTACCAACCGGATAGCGGGCAGATTCTGGAAAATGTAAACGAAGATGGCAGCTTTTCCGATACCTTTGAAGGAAGACTTCTCAATCCCGGTCACGCTCTGGAGGCAATGTGGTTCATCATAGATCTGGCCGCCCGCACTTCCGATCAGCCTCTTATCCGTAAAGCAGTGGACATCAGCCTCAACACACTGGAGTATAGCTGGGACAGACGGTATGGAGGTATATTTTATTTTATGGATATCAAGGGGCATCCTCCTCAGGCACTGGAGTGGGACCAGAAGTTGTGGTGGGTCCACATGGAAACACTGATCAGCCTGCTTAAAGGCTTTCTGCAAACCGGTGATCAGCGGTGCTGGCAGTGGTTTGAGAAAGTACATGATTACTGCTGGACGCATTTTGCTGATCCCGAATACGGAGAATGGTACGGCTATCTTAACCGCCGGGGAGAAGTCCTAATCCCGCAAAAAGGGGGCAAGTGGAAAGGCTGTTTTCATGTACCGCGCGGACTTTATCAATGTTGGCAAACCCTGGATTCCATCGCTGAAAAGTCTTCAACTGTAACTCCTCAATAA
- a CDS encoding sugar MFS transporter, protein MAQAPAQQVVSTETTNFEKQNYTPALITLAVLYFMMGFITCLNDTLVPFFKKGFDLTYSQSSLVQFYFFLTYGVMSIPAGKLVGRIGYKQGMVWGFSVAAFGALLFFPASLMHQYVLFLAALFIVAAGIVLLQVAANPYITVLGPARTASARLTLIQGVGSIGTTVAPIFGAYLILSRLPESEASSEAVKYPYLGITALLVCIALVVSRLRLPEIRTSSGDSAEHKPQKSSSIFSFRNLNFGIWAIFFYVGAEVSIGSFLTNYIADALIIAEETANSYVAFFWGSMLIGRLIGAYLLKAVRPAKVLTFCAALAIALIIISVSSTGLIAVWTMIAVGLSNSVMFAIIFSLSVQGLGKYTTQASGLLSTAIVGGAIISLSQGLVKDHASWAVSFMIPLACYVYILFYGLYGYQSKFRKEEHDVAH, encoded by the coding sequence ATGGCACAAGCACCAGCACAACAGGTAGTCAGCACAGAAACTACCAACTTTGAAAAGCAAAACTACACCCCTGCCCTGATCACCCTGGCAGTACTATATTTTATGATGGGTTTCATTACCTGTCTGAATGACACCCTGGTCCCTTTTTTCAAAAAAGGCTTTGATCTTACTTATTCCCAATCCTCACTGGTACAATTTTATTTTTTCCTGACCTACGGAGTGATGTCCATTCCGGCTGGGAAACTGGTAGGCCGCATAGGCTACAAGCAGGGAATGGTCTGGGGTTTTTCCGTTGCTGCTTTCGGCGCACTGCTGTTTTTCCCTGCTTCCCTCATGCATCAGTACGTATTATTTCTGGCGGCCTTATTCATTGTAGCGGCTGGCATCGTATTGCTGCAGGTGGCGGCCAACCCCTATATCACGGTACTCGGTCCCGCCCGTACTGCTTCCGCACGCCTTACCCTCATACAGGGTGTAGGCTCCATAGGTACCACCGTTGCTCCTATCTTCGGAGCTTACCTTATTCTTTCTCGCCTCCCCGAATCTGAAGCATCCAGTGAAGCTGTCAAATATCCATACCTGGGCATCACCGCATTACTAGTCTGTATCGCCTTGGTGGTATCCAGGCTCAGACTCCCCGAGATTCGCACTTCCTCTGGAGACAGTGCTGAACATAAACCCCAAAAAAGTAGCAGTATCTTTTCCTTCAGAAACCTGAATTTCGGTATCTGGGCTATCTTTTTTTATGTAGGGGCAGAGGTTTCTATTGGCAGTTTTCTGACTAATTACATTGCCGATGCCCTCATAATCGCAGAAGAGACTGCCAACAGCTATGTAGCTTTTTTCTGGGGAAGTATGCTGATAGGCCGACTGATAGGTGCCTATCTGCTCAAAGCAGTCAGACCGGCCAAGGTACTGACATTTTGTGCTGCACTGGCCATCGCTCTGATAATCATCTCAGTCAGTAGCACCGGCCTTATAGCCGTATGGACCATGATAGCCGTTGGATTGTCCAATTCAGTCATGTTTGCCATCATTTTCTCGCTTTCTGTTCAGGGGCTGGGCAAATATACCACACAGGCTTCGGGGCTGCTGTCAACCGCCATAGTGGGGGGAGCCATTATCTCCCTCAGCCAGGGCCTGGTAAAAGATCATGCCAGCTGGGCTGTATCCTTTATGATACCCCTGGCCTGCTATGTCTACATACTGTTTTATGGCCTCTATGGCTACCAGTCCAAATTCAGAAAAGAGGAGCATGATGTAGCACACTGA
- a CDS encoding SusC/RagA family TonB-linked outer membrane protein: MQKQHTKKWLFSLLMSCLCLVWQPHYALAQQQSIQGKVSDVNGQALPGATVLIKGTQNGTITNAEGRFRLSTAQDRVTLAITFIGFETQEVEASSSEEVQVTLQESSKQLNEVVVVGYGTQKKVNLTGAVSVVEGEKLSKRQVGSTSLALQGLAPGVTVTQQSGAPGGDAGTIRIRGIGSINAGQNPLILVDNVEMSLNAIDPNNIESISILKDAAAAAIYGSRAANGVVLITTKRGKEGISINYNTYLAQQKPTNLPEKVNALDHMKLWDVAQVNSGLPPAFTDQIQAYESQGPDNFTRFNTDWKDLVLTNNGLMHNHNLSISAGTEKLKVFASGSFLDQNGLTANTNYTRADMRFNTDLTITDKLSASMDLVLNRTDRNWPGQLSPNTIINRMLGYPATAPGQFDGGQWGEGWSNTNPAAAAEDGGFNRLTNDSRIIKGTLNYRPFEALELLASYSSDNWVSHNKRMTRQYEIYEADPANNTLNMARLWPSQNGLAENTTDNYRNIFRAQATYDKSFGRHNITLLGGFSTEEYQAEFIHTYRQNLLSADRPYLDSGDPIGQVLSGGARRYTMVSAFSRVNYNYDERYLLELNGRWDASSRFREENWWALFPSVSAGWRISEEGFWQGLDNIINDAKIRASYGALGNQNLSDFYPTYSPFSSGPAYNYYFNDVINAGYALTTAANPNIRWETSKNLDIGADLGFFNNRLNITADYFRRDIEDMLMINPIPDYVGLSAPYVNVGSMRNTGWELAAGWRDKVKDFSYQVNVNVSDVKNEVLDIGGSDIIGGSRIIREGHPLHSYYGYVADGLFQSQEEIDNAPFHYGNTAPGDIRYRDISGPEGVPDDKIDNFDRTILGNYFPRYEYSMNLEAQYKGFDLTLFFQGVGKKDNYMSGTGSQPFYSRSYQGSMFEHQKDYWSPENPDAAYPRLTNNSITNNYVTSSYWLKSGAYLRLKNLVVGYTLPKTLTEKMKLGSARIYVSGQNLLTWDDYFPGFDPEQQDTAGIFYPIMKTYTVGLNINF, from the coding sequence ATGCAAAAACAACACACGAAAAAATGGCTTTTCAGCCTGTTGATGTCGTGCTTATGCCTAGTTTGGCAACCGCACTATGCCCTTGCCCAACAGCAAAGCATACAGGGCAAGGTGAGCGATGTAAACGGACAAGCCCTACCCGGTGCGACGGTGCTGATCAAAGGTACGCAGAACGGCACCATCACCAATGCTGAAGGACGGTTTCGGCTGAGTACAGCTCAGGATCGGGTTACGCTAGCCATCACTTTCATTGGTTTTGAGACTCAGGAAGTGGAGGCCAGCAGCTCGGAAGAAGTGCAGGTCACCCTTCAGGAATCGTCCAAGCAACTCAATGAAGTAGTGGTAGTGGGCTATGGTACTCAGAAAAAGGTAAACCTGACTGGTGCCGTATCAGTAGTGGAAGGCGAAAAGCTAAGTAAAAGACAGGTCGGCTCCACTTCCCTGGCGTTGCAAGGGTTAGCGCCGGGTGTTACCGTTACCCAGCAGTCGGGCGCTCCCGGAGGAGATGCCGGAACAATCCGTATCCGAGGTATAGGGTCCATCAATGCCGGTCAGAACCCTCTTATATTGGTAGACAATGTGGAGATGAGCCTCAACGCCATTGACCCCAATAACATAGAGAGCATTTCTATCCTGAAAGACGCAGCCGCGGCAGCCATTTACGGCTCCAGGGCAGCCAACGGTGTGGTCCTGATTACCACCAAAAGAGGAAAGGAGGGCATCAGTATCAATTACAACACCTACCTTGCCCAGCAGAAACCTACGAACCTGCCTGAAAAAGTAAATGCACTGGACCACATGAAATTGTGGGATGTAGCTCAGGTCAACAGTGGCTTGCCGCCTGCATTTACTGATCAGATACAGGCTTATGAAAGCCAGGGACCAGATAACTTCACCCGCTTCAATACCGACTGGAAAGACCTGGTACTGACCAATAATGGCCTGATGCATAACCATAACCTGAGTATTTCTGCCGGAACAGAAAAGCTTAAGGTATTTGCATCGGGCAGCTTTCTGGATCAAAATGGTTTGACGGCCAATACGAATTATACCCGGGCGGATATGCGTTTTAATACCGACCTGACCATTACCGATAAACTTTCGGCCAGCATGGACCTGGTATTAAACAGAACCGACCGCAACTGGCCCGGCCAGTTGTCTCCCAATACCATCATCAATCGTATGCTGGGTTACCCTGCCACTGCTCCCGGTCAGTTTGATGGCGGACAGTGGGGTGAGGGCTGGTCCAATACCAATCCTGCGGCGGCGGCAGAAGATGGTGGCTTCAACCGTTTGACAAACGATTCGCGCATCATCAAAGGAACCCTGAACTATCGTCCTTTTGAAGCGCTGGAACTACTGGCCTCCTACAGCTCAGACAACTGGGTTTCTCACAACAAGCGTATGACCAGGCAATATGAGATCTATGAGGCCGACCCGGCCAATAACACCCTCAATATGGCACGCCTGTGGCCCAGCCAGAATGGGCTGGCAGAAAACACTACTGATAACTACCGAAATATTTTCCGTGCTCAGGCCACTTACGATAAATCTTTCGGCCGCCACAATATCACTTTATTGGGCGGCTTCAGTACCGAAGAGTATCAGGCAGAATTCATCCATACTTATCGACAGAATCTGCTTTCTGCCGACAGACCCTATCTTGACAGCGGTGACCCTATCGGACAGGTACTGAGTGGTGGCGCAAGGCGTTATACGATGGTCTCCGCGTTTAGCAGAGTCAACTACAATTACGACGAAAGGTATTTACTGGAGTTGAACGGACGCTGGGACGCTTCATCACGCTTCAGAGAAGAAAACTGGTGGGCGCTTTTTCCCTCCGTTTCAGCAGGCTGGAGAATTTCCGAAGAAGGGTTCTGGCAGGGACTGGATAACATCATCAACGACGCCAAGATCAGGGCATCCTACGGGGCACTGGGTAATCAGAACCTGTCCGACTTTTACCCTACTTACTCTCCCTTTAGCTCAGGACCAGCCTACAACTATTATTTTAATGATGTCATCAATGCCGGCTATGCTTTAACTACTGCGGCTAACCCCAACATCAGGTGGGAGACCTCCAAAAACCTGGATATAGGTGCGGATCTGGGTTTCTTCAATAATCGCCTCAATATCACAGCAGATTACTTTCGTCGTGACATTGAAGACATGCTCATGATCAACCCTATTCCTGACTATGTAGGGTTATCAGCTCCTTACGTCAATGTGGGTTCTATGCGGAATACCGGCTGGGAACTTGCCGCAGGCTGGAGAGATAAGGTGAAGGATTTTTCCTATCAGGTAAATGTGAACGTATCCGACGTAAAGAATGAAGTTCTTGACATAGGAGGCAGCGATATCATTGGAGGGTCAAGAATTATCAGAGAAGGGCATCCTTTGCATTCTTATTACGGCTACGTTGCCGACGGCTTGTTTCAGAGCCAGGAAGAAATAGACAATGCCCCATTTCATTACGGCAATACGGCTCCCGGCGATATTCGCTACCGGGATATCAGCGGTCCTGAAGGTGTTCCCGATGATAAAATAGACAATTTTGACCGAACTATTCTGGGCAATTACTTTCCCCGCTACGAATACAGCATGAACCTGGAAGCGCAATATAAGGGCTTTGACCTGACTCTTTTCTTCCAGGGAGTGGGCAAAAAAGACAATTACATGTCAGGTACTGGTTCTCAGCCCTTCTATTCAAGAAGTTATCAGGGGTCCATGTTTGAGCATCAGAAAGATTACTGGTCGCCGGAAAACCCTGACGCTGCCTACCCTCGCCTTACCAATAATAGTATCACTAATAATTATGTTACCTCATCTTATTGGCTGAAATCAGGAGCTTACCTGCGCCTCAAAAACCTTGTTGTAGGCTATACACTCCCTAAAACACTGACTGAAAAGATGAAACTTGGCTCCGCCAGGATTTATGTCAGCGGCCAGAACCTGCTTACCTGGGATGATTACTTTCCCGGCTTTGACCCTGAGCAGCAGGACACCGCCGGAATTTTTTATCCCATCATGAAGACATATACTGTTGGTCTAAACATTAACTTCTAG